The following DNA comes from Peribacillus sp. FSL E2-0218.
AGAACATGCTTGGTCTTGTATGTGACCCGGTTGCCGGGCTTGTGGAGGTACCTTGTGTGAAACGGAATGCGATGGGGGCGGCCAATGCAATGGTTGCCGCTGATATGGCGTTGGCGGGGATTACAAGCCGTATACCATGTGATGAAGTGATTGATGCGATGTACAAGATCGGGCAGACGATGCCATCGGCTCTTAGGGAAACTGCACAAGGAGGATTAGCGGCTACACCGACTGGACGGGAGTTGGAAGCGAAGATTTTTGGCTTGCCGCTTAACAAAAAGTGACCTCCGCCATTTTTGAGCCGATAACGGCAGTGAAAGGGATCGGGAGCGAAACGGCGGCAGCCCTGGAGGAAATGGAGATCCATACCGTCAAGAATCTCCTTGAACATCTTCCATATCGTTATGAAGATTACCGTTTGAGGGACTTGGAAACGGTAGAACATGACGAGCGCGTCACCGTAGAAGGAAAGATTCATACCGTGCCCACATTAGGGTACTTTGGAAAGAAAAAATCGAGGCTGACGATTAAATTATTGACCGGGAGATATTTAATAAATGTCATATTTTTCAACCAGCCATATTTGAAACCGAAACTTGCGATAGGGGAAACCATAACGGTAACTGGAAAATGGGATCGTCATCGCCAAACCATTACAGGCTCAGAGTGCCTTATTGGCAATCACAGTCGGGAGAAAGAATTTGAACCGGTTTATTCCGTGAAGGGCAGCATTACGGTTAAAGGTTTGCGCCGCTTTATCTCCAATGCTTTTACCCAGTATGGGTCCATGATTGAAGAGAATTTGCCTCCGCAATTGTTGGCGACATACAAATTGATGCCGCGTAAGGATGCTCTTCGCATGATGCATTTTCCTATATCCGCTGATGATATCAAGAAAGCGCGGCGCCGATTTGTGTATGAGGAATTTTTATTGTTTCAATTGAAAATGCAGGCATTGCGTAAAGTGCAGCGGGAGCAATCAAAAGGAATCGGTCAGGAATTTGACATCAAGTCGGTGGAAGCCTTCATAGAAACGCTTCCTTTTCCATTAACACATGCTCAAAACCGTGTTGTCGATGAAATCTTGAATGACATGAAATCCCCTTATCGGATGAATCGCCTTCTTCAAGGCGATGTTGGATCAGGAAAAACGGTTGTGGCTGCGATCTGCCTGAAGGCGGCGATTACAGCGGGTTTCCAAGGCGCCCTTATGGTCCCGACCGAAATCCTGGCTGAGCAGCATACGCAATCATTGAAAGCGATGCTTGAACCGACCGGAGTGAAAGTAGCGTTATTGACCAGTTCGGTGAAGGGCAAAAAACGCCGGGAGCTATTACAAATGCTGGAATCCGGGGAGATCGACCTTTTGATCGGAACGCATGCTTTGATTCAGGATGAGGTGAATTTTCAAAACCTCGGTCTTGTCATAACAGATGAACAACATCGTTTTGGGGTGGAGCAGCGTCGGATCCTCCGTG
Coding sequences within:
- the recG gene encoding ATP-dependent DNA helicase RecG; protein product: MTSAIFEPITAVKGIGSETAAALEEMEIHTVKNLLEHLPYRYEDYRLRDLETVEHDERVTVEGKIHTVPTLGYFGKKKSRLTIKLLTGRYLINVIFFNQPYLKPKLAIGETITVTGKWDRHRQTITGSECLIGNHSREKEFEPVYSVKGSITVKGLRRFISNAFTQYGSMIEENLPPQLLATYKLMPRKDALRMMHFPISADDIKKARRRFVYEEFLLFQLKMQALRKVQREQSKGIGQEFDIKSVEAFIETLPFPLTHAQNRVVDEILNDMKSPYRMNRLLQGDVGSGKTVVAAICLKAAITAGFQGALMVPTEILAEQHTQSLKAMLEPTGVKVALLTSSVKGKKRRELLQMLESGEIDLLIGTHALIQDEVNFQNLGLVITDEQHRFGVEQRRILREKGANPDVLFMTATPIPRTLAITVFGEMDVSTIDEMPAGRKAIETYWAKHQMLDRILTFVEKELKKGRQAYVICPLIEESEKLDSLQNVLDVHAMLTQYFANRYKVGLMHGRLPADEKDEVMQQFSVNAAQILVSTTVVEVGVNVPNATVMVIYDAERFGLSQLHQLRGRVGRGSDQSFCILLADPKTEVGKERMKIMTETNDGFVLSEKDLELRGPGDFFGKKQSGLPEFKVADMVHDYRTLEVAREDAAKLIASQSFWHSREYAPLRTYLEGTGVFTGEKLD